The genomic DNA TAGGCTAACAAATGATAGTCTTGCGGCGCGTAGCCATAGGGCTGCTTCAAATTCCACTCTCCGTAGTCATCTCTATATTCTCTATCAAACAACTCTTTGATAGATTGAGCCTGCTTAGCAATCAAATCTTCTGTTGACGAAAATAGAAAATTCCGTTTTGTCATTTCTCTAACCTTTCCCAAATAACCACCTGTCCTTGTTTGAGGGACTGTTGCACATCAATAATGCGTTGGTTGGAAGAGCCTCGGAACTGCAACATAAGATTGCGTTTGCTGTTGTCATAGCGACCATCTACGAGAATGTCCAACTGGCTGAGCAACTCCAGCTTGTCTGGCGTTTCCAACATCAATTCTTCCCATGTATAGCCTGTCCAGGACCAAATATCCTTGTCTGGCAATTCCGTCCGAACTCGCTTGACGAGGGGGAGGACGGTCCCTGTATTGAGAAAGGGCTCTCCGCCCAAGAGGGTTAGACCCTGCACATAGGGCCGGGCCAGATCTGCTAAAATGCGGTCTTCCAGCTCCCTGGTGTAGGGAATGCCGGCCTTGAAGGACCAGGTGGCAACGTTACAAAAGGGGCGGCTGCCCCTTGAATACTTTTACACGCCTTTAACTCACACTTTCTTCGTTCGCTTTCTCTTTTTTCTTGAGGAAGGATAGGCTAAATAAGAGAAGCCCTAGTGCAGCGCCGGCTCCAGATGCCCAGAGGATGACTTGGATGTGCTGCTTCATCTGTTTGATGTCTGCCTTTCTGGTGGCAATCTTATCCTTAAAGTCATCGGCACGTTTGTTTTGTTTGAATTGTTTGACCTGAAGGGTATAGACCGTGGCTTGCGCTGTACTCCTTGAAGTGGTTACTTGTTGCAACTCTGATGTCACCACCTGCATACGCGCTCGAGGCTCCGCTTTTAATAAATCTTCCAAACTGCTGGATTTGTTAGTGATGACTGCCTTGATAGCCAAATTTCCATAGTAAGCCAAATCACTGGCCTTATCCACAGTCCAGACATAGACATCAAAACCTGCGGCTGTGATGCTCACAATATTATCCGCAGAAACACCTGGCCCTACTGAAGCAATGATTTTTCGCTTCCCATTGGAAAGGGCTTGAAGGGTTTCTATCAAATTCGGCCTAAATGTGCCCGCTAGTACCTCCAACTGTGCTTCAGGAGCAAATAAGTCAAAATCTGCAAACTCCTCCCAATAAAAGGTAGCCCAACCTGTCTTCTCTGCCATACCGTACTTCTGTGTAATCTCGTAGAGAGCCTTTTTTTGGTCTGCATTCAAATCCTGCTTCAACTCAACATGAAGCATTTCAACACCCAACTCCTTAGCCAAGGCGATAAAACGATCAAAGGTCAATAGCTCTGTTCCACGATACTCCGCTCCCTTGTAAATACCGTAATCATACTGCCGCAACTCCTCGTAAGTATGCTCTGATATTTTCAGCGTTCTGGCCAAACGAGAACCATCCGGATTCCGCGCGATACGGTTAATCGTTTCGTCGTGGTGCAGAACCGCCACTCCGTCTAAGGTCAGGTGAATATCCCCTTCCAGATGGGTAAAGCCATCTTCCACCGCCTTTTTGTAGGAAATCTCACTTTCCTCAGGCGCAATATCGTTGTAACCCCTGTGAGAAACCATAACAGGATAGAGAATCTTTCCTTCCAAACTGGTTTTCTCCTCTATCAAGCGTGATTCCTGAGTGGTTAAATCCGCTATCGTCTGATTTTCCTTGCTAATTTCTCCAGCCAAAGCTTGAATATCGTCTTGAGTTGTTGTCAACTGCTGCTGAAACTTCTCCTGTTCTTTTTTAAGAGTGGTCATGGTGGAAAGCATCGTATGGCGGATAAACAAGCCCGCAATCGCAACTACCAACAACAAACAACCGATAATTCGTTTTCCCATTTTCTATCCCCACATCTTTCATTCAAAACAGTTTCTTGCTTCACCGAGCAAATGAGTTACCACTATTACACCATTTTTTCATGTAAATGTAAACCACTATTTTTCAGGAGATCTTTTCCTTTTCAACCACAAGCTTGAGAAAACGAACAAAAAGATCGGACAGTAAAAGGCTAAAACCAAAGTTCACACACCTCTGATTTTAGCCTGTTCTTTTATCTGTAATGATATTATCGTTCATCTCTCTCCATCTGTTCATAGGCTTGTTTGCCATCGTTCAGCTTGGCCCAAATGACCACCTCACCTTTAGCGAGAGATTGTTGGACATCGATGATGCGCTGATTGGACGAGCCACGAAATTGCAGCATCAAATTGCGCTTGGTGCGATCATAGCGTCCATCGACCAAAATGTCTACATAACTGAGTAACTCCAGTTTATCCGGTGTTTCCAGCATCATCTCTTCCCAAGTATAACCCGTCCAAGACCAAATATCCTTATCCGGGAGTTCCTTGCGAATCCGCTTAACCAAAGGAATCAAAATACCTGTATTGAGGAAGGGCTCCCCTCCCAGTAGGGTCAAGCCCTGCACATAGGGCTGGGCCAAGTCCTTCATGATGCGCTCTTCCAACTCCGCCGTATAGGGAATCCCAGCCTTGAAAGACCATGTAGCAACATTATAGCAACCCTCGCAGTGAAACATACAGCCGCTGACATAGAGAGAATTGCGGACTCCTTCACCATCAATGAAGTTAAAGGGTTTATAGTCAATAATACGCCCCTGACTCAGTTCCTCACTTTTCCATTCTTGGGGTTTTGGGTTATTCATGATGTACCTCTATCCAATAACTTTCAATACCTGACACCGTGGTTTCCTTCTGACCGCCACAAGAAAGAATCACCCGTCTGCTAGCTGTATTGGTCTCCTTACAGGTCACCAACACACGGTGGATATTTTTGGCCTTAGCTTCCTGCAGTCCCAATCGCAACTGCTCCTTGGCATAGCCCTTCCCGCGTTGGCTAGGTCGAATAGAGTAACCAATATGGCCACCAACTCGCAAGAGAAACTCATTGAGCCGTAGTCGAAGGTTAAGAAAACCAATTGCCTGTCCCTTCTCATCAAAAGAAACAAACTGAATAGCCGGCACGCGCCCCTCAGGCAAAGAAAGACTGATTTCGCTAGCTAAATTCATTTCAAGCCAGGCCTCATAATCCATGCCCTTAGAGTAAATTCCCCCATCCATGGCGCTTTCTTCTCGTTCAAACTCCGCAATCATATCGAGAATAGTTGCCTTGTCTGCCAAAGTTGGTCTTCTTAATTCCATCCTAGCCTCCAAACTGTCTTCTGAAAAATTCACTGATGACGTCACTATCCAAGCCTAAATCCTGTACAATTTCTGCCTGGTGGAAATCATCATAATTATCCTTGCCACTCCAGACAAAGGAATTGGTTACAATCTGATAGTTCTTGTCCGCCTCAACAGCTCTGCCATTGACAACAAAATCTTCACCGTCTGGGGAAATGCCCCACAGCTGCGGATAAAGACCTGTCTTTAGACTAGCTACCAAATCGCTGCCCTTGATAGAAACCAGCAGCACGCGCTTAGAAAAGGGCAAAACCTTGACCAGATCCGAATAGTAGATTGGTCCTGCAGACAAAGAGGCACGAATACCAAAACCGTTGATGACCGCACCGTCTGCCTGCAAGCCCACCTGGCCGGCCCGCTCAAAAAGGGCCTGACAGACGACAGGAGCGAGACTGGACACGCCTTGACGAATACTGTCGCGCTCTCCATCTAGCGCATGCGGAAGAACCGCGATTGGTTTGGAAAAAGCTGCGTCCCGTTCCGACTTCATCTGGTCGATAATGGCCTTAACCGCCTTGTCTTCTCCGGTCAATTTCTCCATCTCAATCAAGTCATAAGCCAACACCTCATGCCGCCCATCTGCATAACACCGCAAGGACAGATGGCCTACAAAACGACCATATTGCCCTGTCTGGCAAATGCTGACTCTGCCCACTTGACTAGGTTTTTTTAAAATCGTATGGGTATGCCCACCTAAAATCACATTAACTTCTGGAAATTCCTTTGCCAAGTCCAGATCTTCATCGTAGCCTAGATGACTGAGCAAAACTATGTGGGCTTGAGGGTTCTTGCTCACAATCTGGTCAACCTGCCTCCGTAGAGCCTGTCGGGGATCTTCAAAGAGAATATTGTCTGTCGGCGAGGCGACTTCCTGAGTTTCTAAGGTGGTCAACCCCAAAACATAGAGTGTTTTTTCAGCCATAGTAAACTCCAAAACATCCTCCAGCGGCACCAGTTCATCAACCGCTTCTCCATCACGGTAACGCAGATTGGACGACACAACTGGAAAGGCCGCAAAATCGTTCAAGCGGCTAAGCAGTTCATCCCCGTGATCAAACTCGTGATTGCCCAAGGTCATGGCCTGGCAACCAATCTGATTCATCAACTCAATTTCCTTAACGCCTCGGTACATGTTGAAAAAAATATTTCCCGAAAATAAATCACCGCTGTCAAAAACAAAGGTCTGAATACCTTTTTTCTCATTGCCGGCCCGAATATCCGCGATGAGCTGGGCCTTTTTCGGAAAATTCTTTATGTAGGAATGCAGGTCATTGGTATGAAGAATGCTAATATCTGTAAAATCCATCGATTATTTCTTCTTGTTTTTTACTTGCTTGAGCAATTCCCGCACACGCGCCTTCTTGTCCTGCTTCACAGTGGAATGCTTCTCGTGATAGCGCTCCACTAAAGCCTTCCCCTTGTCATCTAATTGGTATTTCCCCATTTTTTCCTCTTTCTTTTGTAGCAAAGCAGAGCTAGCTGCTTATTTAGTCTGAAAAAGTTTCCACAGCCAGTAAACTGACTGTGGAAGCTAGTCTGTTCATTTACAAGCCCGAGCCATTCATGTGTTTCACACGGGCAGCAATCTCCTTGTGACGACCATTGACCATCGGACGCGCCTGTGGATTCCCTAAGTAACCACAAGTCCGCTTGACCACATCCACTGTCTTGGGATCGCTATTGCCGCAGTTCGGACACTTGAAACCGCGCTCGGTCGGTTCAAAATCTCCATCAAAACCACAGGCAAAACAATGGTCAATCGGCGTGTTGGTACCCAAGTAACCAACACGGTCGTAAGCATAATCCCAAACCGCCTCAAGAGCCTTTGGATTCTGTTGAAGAACAGGGTATTCACAGTAGTGAATAAATCCACCACTAGCCCCAACTTCTGGATAAATCTTCTCAAAATCCAATTTTTCAAACGGTGTTGGATTTTTCCGAACATCATAGTGGAAGCTGTTCGTGTAATACTGTTTGTCCGTAATATCCTTGACGATACCAAACTTCTCTGTATCCATGCGGCAGAAACGGTCTGTCAAACTCTCAGACGGTGTCGAGTAAACAGAGAAATGGTAGCCATATTCATCTGCCCACGCCGCCGTCAGCTCCTTCATTCGCTTGATGATTTCAACCGTAAAGTCCTTGGCTTGCGGATTATTCTCCCACTGTCCACCGAAGAAAACCGTTGCGACCTCATACAGTCCAATATAGCCCAGAGAAATGGTGGCTCTACGATTTTTAAAGACCTCATCCACCTCATCCATCTTATTCAGCCGCTTCCCGAAAGCTCCATACTGGTAAAGAATTGGGGCATTTGCAGGCGTCGCTTCCTTGACCCGCTCAACACGGTAAACCAGAGCATCCTTAGCGATCGCCATCCGCTCATCAAAAATTTCCCAGAACTTGGCCATATCACCGGCCGACTCCAGTGCGATACGCGGCAAATTGACTGTTACCACTCCCAAATTCATCCGTCCAGAAGTTACATCCTGTCCGTTTTCATCTTTCCAACCTTGAAGGAAGGAGCGGCAGCCCATCGGCACCTTGAAGGAACCTGTTAAGTCAATAATCTTATCATAGGACAACATATCTGGATACATCCGCTTAGTGGCGCATTCCAGAGCCAGTTGTTTGATGTCATAGTTAGGCGAATCCGGCTCCAAATTAAGCCCGCGTTTGACTGTGAAAATCAGTTTTGGAAAAATTGCTGTTCGTTCTTCACTTCCCAGCCCCTTGATACGAATATTGAGGATAGCTTTTTGAATTTCACGTTCAAACCACGAACTGCCTAGACCAAAACCAAGCGATGTAAAAGGCGTTTGTCCATTGGAAGTGAAAAGAGTATTGATTTCGTATTCCAAAGACTGCATGGCATCGTAAATATCTTTCTGGGTCTTCGCACGCGCATACTCTTCTCGCTTACCCTCAACAACCCACTCCTGTGCATCCTTGAGATGCTTCTGATAGTTGAGCTCTGCATAAGGCGCCAGCACCTCGTCAATTCGATCGGCCGAACATCCCCCGTACTGACTGGAAGCCACATTGGCAATGATTTGCGAAATCTGAGCCGTCGCCGTCTGAATAGACTTAGGGCTCTCTACTTCAGCATTTCCAATCTTAAAGCCCTCTGACAACATCCCTTTGAAATCAATCAGACAGCAGTTGGTCATCGGAGTGTAGGGACTATAATCCAGATCGTGGTAGTGAATATCACCCTTCTGATGGGCATTAGCAACGTGCGGTGGCAAAAGTTTGAGTCCGATGGACTTGCCCACAATCCCAGCAGTCAAATCCCGTTGGGTATTGAAAACATCTGAGTCCTTATTCGCATTCTCGTTGACCACCGCCTGATCCTTGCTTAACAATTTATGAATTTCAAAGTTAATATCCATGGCCTGATGGCGACGAAAATCACACTGGGTGCGGTACTGGATATACTTCTCTGCCAACTCGTACTGGTGAGCCTTGAGCAACTCCTGTTCCACTATATTTTGAATTTCATAAATTTGAATGTCCTGACTGAAGCGACGAGCAATCTCCGCCAAAACAGCATCACGAATTCCCGCTAAAGCAGGTTGTGAAATAGGATGTTGCAGCTCCTGATTGGCCCGCCCTAAGGCCGCAAAAATCTTCTCCTGATCAAAGGCCACACTACGGCCATCCCGTTTCAAAACGGTAATATCCAACTCTTTCAAAACAGTATTTGTAGCACCCATTGCTCCAACCTCCTCGTACTTGTCGCTCTATATAGTGTATCACTTCACATCCAAAAAATCAATATCTAGTATAAAAAAATCATTTTTTTATTTTTAAACACTATATATAGTAATTCTAAACAAAGAAAAATGATTGTTTCCACAATCGTTTTCATCAATTTTTCTGATAAAGGCTCAACTGACTAGTCCCCAGATCCACCTTGCTGTAATTGGCTTCTAAGTTAGCCTTGACCGCCTCTAGCATAACCAGACCATTTCGCACGACAATGTACGAAGCCTGATTTTTGTTTAAATCATAGGTTACAGATGTTTGATTCTCCTCTGTATTGAGATAAGGCTCTGCTGTAATAATGGTCGCAGCAGCCAACCGTTCACTCTGCAGATAGACCTGCGCACTATCATCCCAAGCATAGATGGTATCCGTAGCTTCTGAATTTTCCCGGATGTATTGGGCGATTTGGCTACGCTCCTGATGTACGTCTGCTTGTAGGAAGTAGGTATAGATTGGCTGAATTGGAATGACCAGACAAGCCAGAATTGGCAGGAAAAGACTGGTTTTTAAGTAGCTAACAACTGGAGGTTCCTCACCTTCCATGTCCTCTAGCTCCTCTGACTCACTCGGTTGAACTTTCATGTGTGCAACAGCCATCACAAAACCGTAAGGAAAGAGGACAGTCAGCTGATTGAGGTCAAAGTTTGGATTCCCAATGATAAAGATTGTCTGCACCAGAAAACCCAGTAAGACTACAACCTTGATATAGGTGTGTTGTTTTTGTCCAAGAGAGGCAATTGTCATCAGAATATGCTTCAAAAAACCAGTAACAACCAACACTCCTAGAACGAGACCTGCTGTCCAGAGGATTCCTTCGTAACCAAAGTTGAGACGGATATTGTAGAAGAAGGTCTGTTGAATAGCCATCCCCAAAATTTGCTCCACAAAGGTATAGTAACCGACAGAGTAGACGATCAACAAAAATCCAAAGAGCGATGCCAGTAACTGATAAAAACCGCGTGCCATCTGACGGTGCTGAGCATTGTAAACAAGAAGAACGAGAAAGGCAACCAACCACAAGACCGCACTCTTTGGATCAATCAAAAAGACCAGTGCCGCATCAATTCCGTAGAGGATAAAGGCTTCGTCCTTCACTGCCTTCTCAAAGTAGCGAATCAAGAACCAAATACTGGTCAAGAGGAAAGGCAGGGCAAAAATACTAGCATAAAGTCCTCCAAAATTCAGCGCCAGAATAAAGAGATAAAACCAGTGACTGAAATTGCTTGCTGTTTCCTGAGATTGGCTGAAATAAGCTACAATTTTGTAGAAGAAAACACCCGCAATCAACAACGCCACAAACTGAAGAATTGCTAGCCCAATAGAGCTACCAAGGAAAGAGCCCACAAAGGCAATCAGGTAGTAGAGTACGCCGTTGGTTCCAAAGAAATCCCCGTATGGACTCTGACCCGCCTGCATGGCAAATCCCGCATAAAGATTTTGAGATTGAATGTTTGTCGCAAAACTGGTCAAAAAAGGATTACCCACACTCAAAAGACTGAGCAAAACACTCCAAAAAAGAGCTGGCCCAAGCCGCGTTGGAAGGAGCTGCTGCTTAAAATCCTCGTTAAATGGCACACCTTCCTGTCTGCGTCTTGCTCCACTACGTCTTTTGCGTGAATACTGTTCTGTTTGCTTGTAGTCTGCTTCTCTTTCTGTCATCTTGCGCTCCTTGCTATAATCTAGCTTATTATATCAAAAAGAGAGCAATCTGTCATTTCCTGTTCAGTATTCCTTGCAACTTAGCGTAACGCTCCAGCTCTCGAAAAGTATGTCTTTCTTTTTGATAAAAGGCATCAATAGCCTGTTTTAGTTCTTTCAGCTTATCCATACCTACTTATTCGCAAAAAAACGGAAGAAAAATTCTTCCGTCCCTAGTTCTAATTATTGTTTGGTAAAGACCTTCACTTCACCGTCTGTTTCTGTCAGTGTTAGGTTGCTTCCTTCCAGATTATATGATTTGCGGTCATCTCCGACAATCAGAACCTTATTGGCTCCGTCCACCGTCACTGCCTCTGTTTCTGTTTCGCCATCTACATCCAGAGTATCCATGGTGCCAGTTCCGTTTTGAATGGTCAACGTCTTAGTTTCTTCTACTCCCTTAAACACATAGGTACCATCCAACTCAGTTGTCACCTCTACGGTTGAAGCAACCGTTGTGCTAGACGATTGGCTTGTTTGAGTCTGGCTGGAGGCAACCGTTTGGTCATCGTCGCTGTCGCAAGCGATAAGAAATACGGAGCCAGCCAAGAGAATAGCTAGGGTAAAAATTTTTTTCATGAGAGCCTCCAGATATGTTTTCCCCTATCATACCCTAGTTCCCCAAGAACCGTCAATATTTATGCTCAAATAGCCTGCGAACTTGGGAAATAAAATAGAGCGATCCTGTAATGTAGAGGCTACCGACACCTTTCTTGCGCCATTCTTTCAGAAAAGCCTGATAATCTGCTACATAGGTACTTCCTGCCAATCCGTCCTCATCAGAAATGGCGCCATCGTAGGCAAAACTTGTCAACAGTAGATTCGCCTTGGGTAGCTCTCGTTGGATAAGCTCCAACATTTCTTTAAAATCCTTGCGTTTGAGAGCTGAGAAAAGAATGGTCACGTCTTGCTCTCTTTGGTTTTGGATATGGGCTACCAGACGCTCAACAGCGGGAACATTGTGGGCGCCATCTAGAAAAATAGTGGGTCGTTGACTGACCTGCTCCAGCCGGCCTGCCCAGCGTGTTTGGGCTAGAGCCTGCTTGGCCTTTTCGCGGTCAATCTCTCGTTCGCTTGCTTGCATAAA from Streptococcus oriscaviae includes the following:
- a CDS encoding glycerophosphodiester phosphodiesterase — translated: MGKRIIGCLLLVVAIAGLFIRHTMLSTMTTLKKEQEKFQQQLTTTQDDIQALAGEISKENQTIADLTTQESRLIEEKTSLEGKILYPVMVSHRGYNDIAPEESEISYKKAVEDGFTHLEGDIHLTLDGVAVLHHDETINRIARNPDGSRLARTLKISEHTYEELRQYDYGIYKGAEYRGTELLTFDRFIALAKELGVEMLHVELKQDLNADQKKALYEITQKYGMAEKTGWATFYWEEFADFDLFAPEAQLEVLAGTFRPNLIETLQALSNGKRKIIASVGPGVSADNIVSITAAGFDVYVWTVDKASDLAYYGNLAIKAVITNKSSSLEDLLKAEPRARMQVVTSELQQVTTSRSTAQATVYTLQVKQFKQNKRADDFKDKIATRKADIKQMKQHIQVILWASGAGAALGLLLFSLSFLKKKEKANEESVS
- the nrdG gene encoding anaerobic ribonucleoside-triphosphate reductase activating protein — its product is MNNPKPQEWKSEELSQGRIIDYKPFNFIDGEGVRNSLYVSGCMFHCEGCYNVATWSFKAGIPYTAELEERIMKDLAQPYVQGLTLLGGEPFLNTGILIPLVKRIRKELPDKDIWSWTGYTWEEMMLETPDKLELLSYVDILVDGRYDRTKRNLMLQFRGSSNQRIIDVQQSLAKGEVVIWAKLNDGKQAYEQMERDER
- a CDS encoding GNAT family N-acetyltransferase; the protein is MELRRPTLADKATILDMIAEFEREESAMDGGIYSKGMDYEAWLEMNLASEISLSLPEGRVPAIQFVSFDEKGQAIGFLNLRLRLNEFLLRVGGHIGYSIRPSQRGKGYAKEQLRLGLQEAKAKNIHRVLVTCKETNTASRRVILSCGGQKETTVSGIESYWIEVHHE
- a CDS encoding bifunctional metallophosphatase/5'-nucleotidase encodes the protein MDFTDISILHTNDLHSYIKNFPKKAQLIADIRAGNEKKGIQTFVFDSGDLFSGNIFFNMYRGVKEIELMNQIGCQAMTLGNHEFDHGDELLSRLNDFAAFPVVSSNLRYRDGEAVDELVPLEDVLEFTMAEKTLYVLGLTTLETQEVASPTDNILFEDPRQALRRQVDQIVSKNPQAHIVLLSHLGYDEDLDLAKEFPEVNVILGGHTHTILKKPSQVGRVSICQTGQYGRFVGHLSLRCYADGRHEVLAYDLIEMEKLTGEDKAVKAIIDQMKSERDAAFSKPIAVLPHALDGERDSIRQGVSSLAPVVCQALFERAGQVGLQADGAVINGFGIRASLSAGPIYYSDLVKVLPFSKRVLLVSIKGSDLVASLKTGLYPQLWGISPDGEDFVVNGRAVEADKNYQIVTNSFVWSGKDNYDDFHQAEIVQDLGLDSDVISEFFRRQFGG
- the nrdD gene encoding anaerobic ribonucleoside-triphosphate reductase encodes the protein MGATNTVLKELDITVLKRDGRSVAFDQEKIFAALGRANQELQHPISQPALAGIRDAVLAEIARRFSQDIQIYEIQNIVEQELLKAHQYELAEKYIQYRTQCDFRRHQAMDINFEIHKLLSKDQAVVNENANKDSDVFNTQRDLTAGIVGKSIGLKLLPPHVANAHQKGDIHYHDLDYSPYTPMTNCCLIDFKGMLSEGFKIGNAEVESPKSIQTATAQISQIIANVASSQYGGCSADRIDEVLAPYAELNYQKHLKDAQEWVVEGKREEYARAKTQKDIYDAMQSLEYEINTLFTSNGQTPFTSLGFGLGSSWFEREIQKAILNIRIKGLGSEERTAIFPKLIFTVKRGLNLEPDSPNYDIKQLALECATKRMYPDMLSYDKIIDLTGSFKVPMGCRSFLQGWKDENGQDVTSGRMNLGVVTVNLPRIALESAGDMAKFWEIFDERMAIAKDALVYRVERVKEATPANAPILYQYGAFGKRLNKMDEVDEVFKNRRATISLGYIGLYEVATVFFGGQWENNPQAKDFTVEIIKRMKELTAAWADEYGYHFSVYSTPSESLTDRFCRMDTEKFGIVKDITDKQYYTNSFHYDVRKNPTPFEKLDFEKIYPEVGASGGFIHYCEYPVLQQNPKALEAVWDYAYDRVGYLGTNTPIDHCFACGFDGDFEPTERGFKCPNCGNSDPKTVDVVKRTCGYLGNPQARPMVNGRHKEIAARVKHMNGSGL
- a CDS encoding quinol oxidase, coding for MTEREADYKQTEQYSRKRRSGARRRQEGVPFNEDFKQQLLPTRLGPALFWSVLLSLLSVGNPFLTSFATNIQSQNLYAGFAMQAGQSPYGDFFGTNGVLYYLIAFVGSFLGSSIGLAILQFVALLIAGVFFYKIVAYFSQSQETASNFSHWFYLFILALNFGGLYASIFALPFLLTSIWFLIRYFEKAVKDEAFILYGIDAALVFLIDPKSAVLWLVAFLVLLVYNAQHRQMARGFYQLLASLFGFLLIVYSVGYYTFVEQILGMAIQQTFFYNIRLNFGYEGILWTAGLVLGVLVVTGFLKHILMTIASLGQKQHTYIKVVVLLGFLVQTIFIIGNPNFDLNQLTVLFPYGFVMAVAHMKVQPSESEELEDMEGEEPPVVSYLKTSLFLPILACLVIPIQPIYTYFLQADVHQERSQIAQYIRENSEATDTIYAWDDSAQVYLQSERLAAATIITAEPYLNTEENQTSVTYDLNKNQASYIVVRNGLVMLEAVKANLEANYSKVDLGTSQLSLYQKN